A single window of Arcobacter venerupis DNA harbors:
- a CDS encoding TatD family hydrolase, protein MIIDTHCHLDNKQYYEDIDNVIQNALNHNVKGFLIPGADFDDLPQAIALAEKYDEVYFAVGIHPYDIDKFDEATMEKYVSHPKCIAIGECGLDYFRLPEDEIEKEENIKKQKEVFIAQINFAKKVKKPLIVHIREASNDSRQILIDYNAKEVGGVLHCFNASEHLLPLSEHNFYFGIGGVLTFKNAKKLVDILPKIPKERLLIETDAPYLTPHPHRGERNEPYYTVFVSSKMSELLNLSDDEIQKLTTNNAKKLFKEFSSLS, encoded by the coding sequence ATAATTATTGATACTCATTGTCACTTAGACAACAAACAATATTACGAAGATATTGATAACGTAATTCAAAATGCTTTAAATCATAATGTAAAGGGATTTTTAATCCCTGGAGCTGATTTTGATGATTTGCCACAAGCTATTGCTTTGGCAGAAAAATATGATGAAGTATATTTTGCAGTTGGAATTCATCCTTATGATATAGATAAATTTGATGAAGCAACTATGGAAAAATATGTTAGTCATCCAAAATGTATTGCCATTGGTGAATGTGGTTTAGATTATTTTAGACTTCCTGAAGATGAAATTGAAAAAGAAGAGAATATAAAAAAACAAAAAGAGGTTTTTATAGCTCAAATAAACTTTGCAAAAAAAGTAAAAAAACCTTTGATTGTGCATATTCGAGAAGCTTCAAATGATTCAAGACAAATTTTGATTGATTATAATGCTAAAGAAGTAGGTGGAGTTTTACACTGTTTTAATGCAAGTGAACATTTACTTCCATTATCTGAACACAATTTCTATTTTGGAATAGGTGGAGTTTTAACTTTTAAAAATGCAAAAAAATTAGTTGATATACTTCCAAAAATACCAAAAGAAAGATTATTAATAGAAACTGATGCTCCTTATCTTACTCCTCATCCTCATAGAGGTGAAAGAAATGAGCCTTATTATACGGTTTTTGTTTCTAGTAAAATGTCAGAATTACTTAACTTAAGTGATGATGAAATTCAAAAATTAACTACTAATAATGCAAAAAAATTATTTAAAGAGTTTTCTAGTCTTTCTTAG
- a CDS encoding PLP-dependent aminotransferase family protein, whose translation MYKFEKNTIPLYIQLYEQIKEDIKNNLLAGSKLPSIRKMVDEYNLSKNTIQSAYNQLYAEGYIESKAKSGYFVSEDIYQKFEKDLNESFDKKSKNKNYKINFYPASLSKSSFPKKTWLKLYSKVLKSDIHYGIYQNKQGDEGLRQEIQKYLFSSRAVNCTKDQIIITSGFSDSMFIVGTILKTISNSLAIEYPGYAVARKVLELLAYDIKDISINSNGIDINQLEKTACKSIYLTPSHQFPTGVTIPIANRIKLIHWAKKNDAYIIEDDYDSELSYYNRPIPAMQGLENSDRVVYVGTFSKALSPALRVAYIVLPIKLLPIYYSTFDFSFSGVPIDLQKTLELFLKDGYWDRHLRKIRNLNRKKHEIMKNSLLHYLKDEIKILREGSGLNLLIKPLINIDLNKLEKLAQKRDVKIYFKEYFEIKKVLALGFGAFEEDEIENAIKTFREIWQEAKSFK comes from the coding sequence ATGTATAAATTTGAAAAAAATACAATTCCACTTTATATTCAATTATATGAACAGATAAAAGAAGATATAAAAAATAATTTATTAGCAGGAAGTAAACTTCCCTCAATTAGAAAAATGGTTGATGAATATAATTTAAGTAAAAATACAATTCAGTCAGCCTATAATCAGTTATATGCGGAGGGTTACATTGAAAGTAAAGCCAAAAGTGGATATTTCGTTTCTGAAGATATTTATCAAAAATTTGAAAAAGATTTAAATGAAAGTTTTGATAAAAAGAGCAAAAACAAAAATTATAAAATCAATTTTTATCCAGCAAGTTTGAGCAAGAGTTCCTTTCCAAAAAAAACATGGCTAAAACTTTATAGTAAAGTTTTAAAAAGTGATATTCATTATGGAATATACCAAAACAAACAAGGTGATGAAGGATTAAGACAAGAGATACAAAAATATCTATTTTCATCAAGAGCAGTAAATTGCACTAAAGATCAAATAATCATTACAAGTGGTTTTTCAGATTCAATGTTTATTGTAGGAACTATTTTAAAAACTATCTCAAATAGTTTAGCTATTGAATATCCAGGATATGCAGTTGCTAGAAAAGTTCTTGAATTATTAGCTTATGATATAAAAGATATTTCAATAAATTCAAATGGCATAGATATAAATCAATTGGAAAAAACAGCTTGTAAATCTATATATCTAACTCCATCTCACCAATTTCCAACAGGTGTTACAATACCAATTGCTAATAGAATAAAATTAATACATTGGGCAAAAAAAAATGACGCATATATTATTGAAGATGATTACGATAGTGAACTAAGTTATTATAATAGACCAATTCCAGCTATGCAAGGCTTAGAAAATAGTGATAGAGTAGTTTATGTTGGAACTTTTTCAAAAGCTCTCTCACCAGCGCTGAGAGTTGCTTATATTGTTTTACCCATAAAATTACTTCCTATTTATTATTCAACTTTTGATTTCTCATTTTCAGGTGTACCTATTGATCTTCAAAAAACATTAGAACTTTTTTTAAAAGATGGTTATTGGGATAGACATTTAAGAAAAATACGAAATTTAAATAGAAAAAAACATGAGATAATGAAAAATAGTTTACTTCATTATTTAAAAGATGAAATAAAAATATTAAGAGAAGGAAGTGGCTTAAATCTTTTAATAAAACCCCTTATAAATATAGATTTAAATAAATTAGAAAAATTAGCTCAAAAAAGAGATGTAAAAATCTATTTTAAAGAATATTTTGAAATAAAAAAAGTCTTAGCTTTAGGTTTTGGTGCTTTTGAAGAGGACGAAATAGAAAATGCAATCAAAACCTTTAGAGAAATTTGGCAAGAGGCCAAAAGTTTTAAATAA
- the yihA gene encoding ribosome biogenesis GTP-binding protein YihA/YsxC, translating to MRITEAKFLQSAQGIMDSPSPDRAEVAFLGRSNVGKSSLLNTLTNRKGLAKSSSTPGKTQLINYFEINFKTDNEELPYLYARFVDLPGFGYAKVSKSIKAEWNRNLTAYLEQRQCLQIFVHLIDSRHPLLDIDKNVDEFLRTIKRGDQIIIQAFTKIDKLKMNDLAKLKREYPEGIFISNLKKKGMIDLQNKITGYLFGH from the coding sequence ATGAGAATAACTGAAGCTAAATTTTTACAATCTGCACAAGGAATTATGGATTCTCCAAGTCCAGATAGAGCTGAAGTTGCATTTTTAGGAAGATCGAATGTTGGAAAGTCATCATTGCTTAATACTTTGACAAATAGAAAAGGTTTAGCAAAATCTTCTTCAACACCAGGTAAAACACAACTTATAAACTATTTTGAAATTAATTTCAAAACAGATAATGAAGAGTTACCATATTTATATGCAAGATTTGTGGATTTACCAGGATTTGGTTATGCAAAAGTTTCTAAAAGTATTAAAGCTGAATGGAATAGAAATCTAACGGCTTATTTAGAACAAAGACAATGTTTACAAATATTTGTACATTTGATTGATTCAAGACATCCTTTACTTGATATTGATAAAAATGTGGATGAATTTTTAAGAACTATAAAAAGGGGTGATCAAATTATCATTCAAGCCTTTACAAAAATAGATAAATTAAAAATGAATGATTTAGCAAAATTAAAAAGAGAGTACCCTGAAGGAATTTTTATATCAAATTTGAAAAAAAAGGGTATGATAGATTTACAAAATAAAATTACAGGATACTTATTTGGACATTAG
- a CDS encoding septal ring lytic transglycosylase RlpA family protein: MKLIGNSLKSILFLGLLLSVFLFTGCSQKSSSVDYNKFYKDTKNSKINNSLEMHKYTMRPYSVFGIKYYPFIANIGDDFEGTASWYGPDFHSKKTSNGEIYDMYDMTAAHKTLPMNTVVRVDNLENGKSIIVRINDRGPFVRGRIIDLSNKAANEIDMVRKGTAKVKITVLGYNGEIENKDAPYAQLPKNDPTLIGKKQEVAALEPLAIKEDSIVSTKAPVVPVSTVVNNKVGKSITNTNVNKNVVKPTSNVNSNNKVLSAGKYSIQIGAFGLENGAEKTKNEYQRKFVNNKVDVKKVFSNGKVLYKVLIGGFNNADAAKRFKDSNGLGNVLIINN; the protein is encoded by the coding sequence TTGAAATTAATAGGTAATAGTTTGAAGAGTATTTTATTTTTAGGTTTATTATTAAGTGTATTCCTTTTTACTGGTTGTTCACAAAAATCTTCTAGTGTTGATTATAATAAATTTTATAAAGATACTAAAAATTCAAAAATAAACAACTCACTAGAAATGCATAAGTATACAATGCGACCATATAGTGTTTTTGGTATAAAATATTATCCATTTATTGCAAATATTGGAGATGATTTTGAGGGAACTGCTTCTTGGTATGGTCCAGATTTCCATTCAAAAAAGACTTCAAATGGTGAAATTTATGATATGTATGATATGACAGCTGCACATAAAACTTTGCCAATGAATACTGTTGTAAGAGTTGACAATTTAGAAAATGGAAAATCAATTATTGTAAGAATTAATGATAGAGGTCCTTTTGTTAGAGGTAGAATTATCGACTTATCAAATAAAGCAGCAAACGAAATTGATATGGTAAGAAAAGGAACAGCAAAAGTAAAAATTACTGTTTTAGGATATAATGGCGAAATTGAGAATAAAGATGCACCATATGCACAATTACCAAAAAATGATCCAACTCTTATAGGTAAAAAACAAGAGGTAGCTGCACTTGAACCTTTAGCAATTAAAGAAGACTCAATAGTATCAACAAAAGCCCCTGTTGTACCTGTTTCTACAGTTGTAAATAATAAAGTTGGTAAATCTATTACAAATACAAATGTTAATAAAAATGTTGTAAAACCTACTTCAAATGTAAATAGTAATAACAAAGTTTTATCAGCTGGTAAATATAGTATTCAAATTGGTGCTTTTGGTTTAGAAAATGGTGCTGAAAAAACAAAAAATGAATATCAAAGAAAATTTGTTAATAATAAAGTTGATGTAAAAAAAGTTTTTTCAAATGGGAAAGTTTTATATAAAGTTCTAATTGGTGGCTTTAATAATGCTGATGCTGCAAAAAGATTTAAAGATTCAAATGGTTTAGGTAATGTTCTAATAATTAATAATTAG
- the lptA gene encoding lipopolysaccharide transport periplasmic protein LptA produces the protein MKYLIGSLLCSTLLLAQSETLMIDAQDFQADDKNGISIFTGNVKIRMGADKLNANKVDVYFATTKDNTKIPLKYVATGNADFEIITADKHYIGNGDKIIYSPQKEEYTILGNGFLQEKNDDRKVYGDTIYVNQLTGEARVKGSENKPVKFMINVERGQDKGKQ, from the coding sequence ATGAAATATTTAATAGGTTCTTTACTTTGTTCTACACTTTTATTAGCTCAAAGTGAAACTTTGATGATAGATGCACAAGATTTTCAAGCCGATGACAAAAACGGAATCTCTATTTTTACTGGAAATGTGAAAATAAGAATGGGTGCAGATAAATTAAATGCTAATAAAGTAGATGTCTATTTCGCTACAACTAAAGATAATACAAAAATTCCTTTAAAATATGTTGCAACAGGTAATGCGGATTTTGAAATAATAACAGCGGATAAACACTATATAGGAAATGGAGATAAAATAATATATTCTCCTCAAAAAGAGGAATATACAATTTTAGGTAATGGTTTTTTACAAGAAAAAAATGATGATAGAAAAGTTTATGGTGATACCATTTATGTAAATCAATTAACCGGTGAAGCAAGAGTTAAAGGTAGTGAAAATAAACCAGTTAAATTTATGATAAATGTTGAACGTGGACAAGATAAAGGAAAACAATAA
- a CDS encoding transglutaminase-like domain-containing protein, with protein MWLYTSCIFKFDISEFTPFLFMLRPQNNLNQFISLEEFQIKPNVEVNQFQDIYGNFYQRLVAPPGKFKIECSTKVIIKDNSINSFGKEFVDIHNLPHDVLLYLLPSRYCESDCFNQMATQITQGLPLGYEQVLAITNWIRNNISFENNSSDTQVTAIEVNNRKYGVCRDLAHLAIALCRSISIPSRIVVGYLYELEPMDLHAWFEVYIGDGWYRFDATQDINKEGYVVIAHGRDAADVAVYTQFGSTLFPSSQKIKVKKIN; from the coding sequence ATGTGGTTGTACACAAGTTGCATTTTCAAATTCGACATTTCTGAATTTACTCCATTTTTATTTATGTTAAGACCGCAAAATAACTTAAATCAGTTTATATCACTAGAAGAGTTTCAAATAAAACCAAATGTTGAAGTTAATCAATTTCAAGATATTTATGGTAATTTCTATCAAAGATTAGTAGCACCTCCTGGAAAATTCAAAATAGAATGTAGCACAAAAGTTATAATAAAAGATAATTCAATTAATTCTTTTGGAAAAGAATTTGTTGACATTCATAATTTACCCCACGATGTTCTTTTATATTTACTTCCTAGTCGTTATTGTGAATCTGATTGCTTTAATCAAATGGCAACACAAATTACGCAAGGTTTACCTTTGGGATATGAACAAGTATTGGCAATAACCAATTGGATACGAAATAATATTAGTTTTGAAAATAACAGCAGTGACACTCAAGTAACAGCAATTGAAGTAAATAATAGAAAATATGGAGTATGTAGAGATTTAGCTCATTTAGCAATTGCTTTATGTAGAAGTATAAGTATTCCCTCTCGTATAGTTGTTGGTTATTTATATGAATTAGAACCTATGGATTTACATGCTTGGTTTGAAGTTTATATTGGTGATGGTTGGTATAGATTTGATGCAACACAAGATATAAATAAAGAGGGTTATGTTGTTATTGCACATGGTAGAGATGCAGCTGATGTAGCTGTTTATACTCAGTTTGGTTCAACTCTTTTTCCTAGTTCTCAAAAAATAAAAGTTAAAAAAATTAATTAA
- a CDS encoding KdsC family phosphatase, with protein MIELIVLDVDGTLTDGKITYSNSGEETKSFDVADGLAIAVWTKKFGKKAAIITGRSSFIVEKRAKELNITHLHQGIKNKQEVLEQILKEENLSWSQVAAIGDDLNDYNMLKKVGLSFTPANGTHYLKDFVNVVCQNRGGDGAVREMLEYIFKEDGLEEEFLNAWV; from the coding sequence ATGATTGAACTAATTGTTTTAGATGTAGATGGTACTTTAACAGATGGAAAAATTACTTATTCAAATAGTGGTGAAGAGACAAAATCTTTTGATGTTGCTGATGGTTTAGCAATTGCTGTTTGGACAAAAAAATTTGGTAAAAAAGCAGCAATAATAACTGGACGAAGTTCTTTTATTGTTGAAAAAAGAGCAAAAGAGTTAAACATTACACATCTTCATCAGGGAATTAAAAATAAACAAGAAGTTTTGGAGCAAATATTAAAAGAAGAAAATCTTTCATGGAGTCAAGTAGCAGCCATTGGTGATGATTTAAATGATTATAATATGTTAAAAAAAGTTGGTCTTTCTTTTACTCCTGCAAATGGAACACATTATTTAAAAGATTTTGTAAATGTAGTTTGTCAAAATAGAGGTGGAGATGGAGCTGTTAGAGAAATGTTAGAATATATCTTTAAAGAAGATGGACTTGAAGAGGAGTTCTTAAACGCATGGGTATAA
- a CDS encoding N-acetyltransferase has translation MDIRFYKPTVADITKMQDIVREEVASGKILLRTEDEMATTIRSYTVVEVDGKMAGFTATHIHSPRLAEVRSLVVAKEFRGLKLGRQLVDACIKEAKEYGIQQLLSLTYEQGFFESCGFRVISKEEIPEHKIWADCIRCKHFPICDEIAMVIDL, from the coding sequence TTGGACATTAGATTCTATAAGCCAACCGTGGCTGATATTACAAAAATGCAGGATATTGTTAGAGAAGAAGTAGCAAGTGGAAAAATTCTTTTAAGAACAGAAGATGAAATGGCAACTACGATTCGTTCATATACTGTTGTTGAAGTAGATGGAAAAATGGCTGGATTTACAGCTACTCATATTCACTCTCCAAGACTAGCAGAAGTACGAAGTTTAGTTGTGGCAAAAGAGTTTAGAGGTCTGAAATTAGGTCGACAACTTGTAGATGCCTGTATAAAAGAAGCAAAAGAGTATGGAATACAACAACTTTTATCTTTAACTTATGAACAAGGATTTTTTGAAAGTTGTGGCTTTAGAGTAATTTCAAAAGAAGAAATTCCTGAACACAAAATCTGGGCAGATTGTATTAGATGCAAACATTTTCCTATTTGTGATGAAATCGCAATGGTTATTGATTTATAA
- a CDS encoding transglutaminase family protein, which produces MERFKIIHRTYYNYSDNVNLGTHNLLLRPRENHELRIELFTLNITPKAKILWHLDVEDNSVAIATFETPTQQLFIESEVIIQQYNESPLDFIVADYAINYPFKYLPNDNFILSSYMVLPNEESRILLNNWIGNVYKYGEKIQTYTLLQKLTTYIFKNFTYKVREEAGVQTAKQTLTYGSGSCRDFAFLFMEAVKCLGLATRFVSGYLYAPLMSDQAGSTHAWAEVYLPGGGWKGFDPTTGNIVGTDHISVAVSRLPDNVPPIAGSFSGISDSTLSVGVWVTKV; this is translated from the coding sequence ATGGAACGTTTTAAAATAATTCATAGAACTTACTATAATTATTCGGACAATGTAAATTTAGGAACTCATAATTTGCTTTTAAGACCAAGAGAAAATCATGAGTTACGTATTGAGTTATTTACATTAAATATTACTCCTAAGGCTAAAATTTTATGGCATTTAGATGTTGAAGATAATTCTGTGGCAATTGCAACTTTTGAGACACCGACTCAACAACTTTTTATTGAAAGTGAAGTTATCATTCAACAGTACAATGAATCACCACTTGATTTCATAGTTGCTGATTATGCAATAAATTATCCTTTTAAATATTTACCAAATGATAATTTTATTCTTTCATCTTATATGGTTTTACCAAATGAAGAAAGTAGAATACTTTTAAATAATTGGATAGGTAATGTTTATAAATATGGCGAAAAGATTCAAACTTATACCCTTTTACAAAAATTAACAACTTATATATTTAAAAACTTTACCTATAAAGTAAGAGAAGAAGCAGGGGTTCAAACTGCAAAACAAACATTAACTTATGGCTCTGGTTCATGTAGAGATTTCGCTTTTTTATTCATGGAAGCTGTTAAATGTTTAGGTTTAGCAACAAGATTTGTAAGTGGTTATCTTTATGCACCTTTGATGTCTGATCAAGCTGGTTCAACTCATGCTTGGGCAGAAGTTTATCTCCCTGGTGGTGGCTGGAAAGGTTTTGATCCAACTACTGGAAATATCGTAGGCACTGACCACATTTCAGTTGCAGTTTCAAGACTACCGGATAATGTTCCTCCAATTGCTGGTTCATTTTCAGGAATTTCTGATTCAACACTTAGTGTTGGGGTTTGGGTTACAAAAGTTTAA
- a CDS encoding transglycosylase SLT domain-containing protein: protein MNKFFLTILILTNTLFANISNEIDLKILKDLNIESSFLSNKSLQDTYDEYSSSQNITYYNNILRKFTLNAQIVKSEIESENLPDTVFFIPMLESSFTNQERGKNSPAGLWQIMPLTAKNLKLRNDEFIDERLDLIKSTDAASSYLKKYYKKLNKWYLAILAYNCGEGNVIEGVARASLDRYLELNPNFRNNQEIKNNQKIFDDYKINKKGFNNLYDIYNNYKSFYSFDYLVDNNQKNKYLPESSLLYMKKLIVFSMIANRDLFKSIDNKSKYKLAKVKVHKGLQLKSVAAAINMNYNEFKNINKHVKKEVLPIDSKLYNIYIPESKLDIYNQKIVTIRPTKENIQEIKKGTKKDTKVIDPKKNNNVKAIIYNVKKGDSLESIAKKYKVSLKKLKDDNKKKTNLIKVGEKIEINR, encoded by the coding sequence TTGAATAAATTTTTTTTAACAATACTTATTTTAACAAATACACTTTTTGCAAATATTTCAAATGAAATAGATTTAAAAATTTTAAAAGATTTAAATATTGAATCTTCATTTTTATCTAATAAATCTTTACAAGATACATATGACGAATATTCATCAAGTCAAAATATAACTTATTACAATAATATTCTAAGAAAATTCACTTTAAATGCGCAAATAGTAAAAAGTGAAATCGAAAGTGAAAATCTTCCAGATACAGTATTTTTTATTCCAATGTTAGAATCAAGTTTTACTAATCAAGAAAGAGGAAAAAATAGTCCTGCTGGATTATGGCAAATTATGCCTTTAACTGCAAAAAACTTAAAATTAAGAAATGATGAATTTATTGATGAAAGACTTGATTTAATTAAATCTACTGATGCTGCGAGTTCTTATTTAAAGAAGTATTATAAAAAATTGAATAAATGGTATTTAGCAATTTTAGCTTACAATTGTGGCGAAGGAAATGTAATAGAAGGAGTTGCACGAGCTTCTCTTGATAGATATTTAGAACTAAATCCTAACTTTAGAAATAATCAAGAGATTAAAAATAATCAAAAAATATTTGATGATTATAAAATAAATAAAAAAGGTTTTAATAATTTATATGATATTTATAATAATTATAAATCATTTTATAGTTTTGACTATTTGGTAGATAATAATCAAAAGAATAAATACTTACCTGAATCTAGTCTTCTTTACATGAAAAAGTTGATAGTATTTTCAATGATTGCCAATAGGGATTTATTTAAAAGTATAGATAATAAAAGTAAATATAAATTAGCAAAGGTAAAAGTTCACAAAGGTTTACAATTAAAATCTGTTGCAGCTGCAATTAATATGAATTACAATGAATTTAAAAATATAAATAAGCATGTTAAAAAAGAAGTACTTCCTATTGATTCAAAACTTTATAATATATATATTCCTGAAAGTAAATTAGATATTTATAATCAAAAAATAGTTACTATAAGACCTACTAAAGAAAATATTCAAGAAATAAAAAAAGGTACAAAAAAAGATACTAAAGTTATAGACCCTAAAAAAAATAATAATGTAAAAGCAATTATTTATAACGTAAAAAAAGGTGATTCTTTAGAATCTATTGCCAAAAAATATAAAGTTAGTTTAAAAAAATTAAAAGATGATAATAAGAAAAAAACTAATTTAATAAAAGTAGGAGAGAAGATTGAAATTAATAGGTAA
- the lptC gene encoding LPS export ABC transporter periplasmic protein LptC: MGIKLFILILLVISLGSYFIPVENAKKSIFDKDIPQVIFESPKMYTLNENSLNRIVIATHAIKYENRDEMYNADITLKNQDETKDFKNEKLKANLIVKKGNSYILTDNVKYTRDNFIKLNTNELFYDDTKKIANNTKPFDAIYNNHFVKGDTVYLDINNSFIKAKNTHFEIDVTKN, translated from the coding sequence ATGGGTATAAAGCTTTTTATTTTAATACTTTTAGTTATATCTTTAGGTAGTTACTTTATTCCTGTTGAAAATGCAAAAAAAAGTATATTTGATAAAGATATTCCACAAGTTATTTTTGAATCACCTAAAATGTATACATTAAATGAAAATAGCTTAAATAGAATTGTAATTGCAACACATGCAATAAAATACGAAAATAGAGATGAAATGTATAATGCTGATATTACTTTGAAAAATCAAGATGAAACAAAAGATTTTAAAAATGAGAAATTAAAAGCAAATTTGATAGTAAAAAAAGGTAATAGTTATATTTTAACAGATAATGTGAAATACACAAGAGATAATTTTATCAAATTAAATACAAATGAACTTTTTTATGATGATACAAAAAAAATAGCTAATAATACAAAACCATTTGATGCTATTTATAATAATCATTTTGTAAAAGGCGATACAGTCTATTTAGATATAAATAATAGTTTTATAAAAGCAAAAAATACGCATTTCGAAATTGATGTTACTAAAAATTAA
- the hisB gene encoding imidazoleglycerol-phosphate dehydratase HisB, giving the protein MVEINRKTKETDINCKIDINGSGKSNIKTGVGFFDHMLEALSKHSGIDIDLTCDGDLHIDAHHTVEDCGIVLGQALKKAIFPIQAVERYGNATVVMDEAATTCALDLSNRPYLVYEVNLSGKVGDFDVELVEEFFHAVTGNAGLTVHIIQDRGRNKHHILEASFKAFAVALRRALVKNDRLGIPSTKGVL; this is encoded by the coding sequence ATGGTAGAAATAAATAGAAAAACAAAAGAAACAGATATTAACTGTAAAATTGATATAAATGGTTCTGGAAAATCAAACATAAAAACAGGTGTTGGATTTTTTGACCATATGTTAGAAGCTTTGTCAAAGCATAGTGGAATTGATATAGATTTAACTTGTGATGGAGATTTACATATTGATGCTCATCACACTGTTGAAGATTGTGGAATAGTTCTAGGACAAGCTTTAAAAAAAGCAATTTTCCCAATCCAAGCAGTTGAGCGATATGGAAATGCAACAGTTGTTATGGATGAAGCCGCAACAACATGTGCTTTAGATTTGTCAAATCGACCGTATTTGGTTTATGAAGTAAATCTAAGTGGAAAAGTTGGAGATTTTGATGTTGAGTTAGTTGAAGAGTTTTTTCATGCAGTTACTGGAAATGCTGGATTGACTGTACATATTATACAAGATAGAGGAAGAAATAAACATCATATTTTAGAAGCTTCTTTCAAAGCATTTGCTGTGGCACTAAGACGAGCATTAGTGAAAAATGATAGATTAGGAATTCCAAGTACAAAAGGTGTTTTATGA
- a CDS encoding pyridoxamine 5'-phosphate oxidase family protein yields the protein MRRDEFNIKDENSINEILKECEYGTLSLISENKPYCVALNYVVYDGSIFFHGAKEGRKIEAMKNNPLASFLVVKPYSFIPSYFSDTFAACPATQFFASVLFEGVVSFIEDGDKKAEVLNALMQKFQEDGSYEPIAFDKAMYTKMINKTAIIELKPQNVSCKIKVGQNLNEEKKKKMIEKLKNRDSKIDNETINKMNLY from the coding sequence ATGAGAAGAGATGAATTTAATATAAAAGATGAAAATAGTATCAATGAAATTTTAAAAGAGTGTGAATATGGTACTTTAAGTCTTATTAGTGAAAATAAACCTTATTGTGTGGCTTTAAATTATGTTGTTTATGATGGTTCTATATTTTTTCATGGAGCAAAAGAAGGAAGAAAAATCGAAGCTATGAAAAATAATCCATTAGCCTCTTTTTTAGTAGTTAAACCTTATTCTTTTATTCCATCATATTTTAGTGATACATTTGCTGCTTGTCCTGCAACACAATTTTTTGCTTCTGTATTATTTGAGGGAGTTGTAAGTTTCATCGAAGATGGCGATAAAAAAGCAGAAGTTCTAAATGCTTTAATGCAAAAGTTTCAAGAAGATGGATCTTATGAGCCAATAGCATTTGACAAAGCAATGTATACAAAAATGATAAACAAAACTGCAATTATTGAGTTGAAACCCCAAAATGTAAGTTGTAAAATAAAAGTAGGTCAAAATCTAAATGAAGAGAAAAAAAAGAAAATGATTGAAAAATTAAAAAATAGAGATAGCAAAATAGATAATGAAACTATAAATAAAATGAATTTATATTAA